One Rhodoferax ferrireducens T118 DNA segment encodes these proteins:
- a CDS encoding very short patch repair endonuclease, giving the protein MADVVSPTVRSRMMSGIKGKNTQPEILVRRMLFASGYRFRLHRRDLPGTPDIVMPGRKIAIFVHGCFWHFHRGCRFAKMPVTRADFWKAKLEANMERDRRAVERLQGLGWRVLCVWECSTRDAKATVSLQGTLCEWIESDARLGEIGAPSRS; this is encoded by the coding sequence ATGGCTGATGTCGTCTCCCCCACTGTCCGTAGCCGGATGATGTCCGGCATCAAAGGCAAGAACACCCAGCCTGAGATTCTGGTTAGACGTATGCTGTTCGCCTCAGGCTACAGATTTCGACTTCATCGCCGTGATTTGCCCGGCACGCCGGACATCGTCATGCCGGGCCGCAAGATCGCCATCTTCGTCCACGGCTGTTTCTGGCATTTTCACCGTGGGTGCCGATTCGCCAAAATGCCCGTCACTCGCGCCGACTTCTGGAAGGCCAAACTTGAGGCCAACATGGAGCGAGACCGCCGCGCAGTCGAGAGGCTCCAAGGTTTGGGCTGGCGAGTGCTGTGCGTCTGGGAATGCTCTACGCGTGACGCTAAGGCCACTGTCAGTCTCCAAGGCACTTTGTGCGAATGGATCGAGAGCGATGCACGGCTCGGTGAAATAGGCGCCCCATCGCGAAGCTGA
- a CDS encoding PD-(D/E)XK motif protein — protein MAHPSEEIALAWGSLSGASAHAGWRAIPIVSPMGCDIRAGRRSPDNEEAILAGFAASSIPAAEKLPDGQGFTVERVDLGDGKSWLALTRKSSGSTELFLAMACDVIGAIESDGTADSKRLARAFLGRVRAWQEFMRKGAQVLTPEEEIGLVGELAVLRELIDAGVPMDVAMGSWVGPNDANQDFELGTGAIEVKSTISPLSFPARISSLAQLDDAVLQPLFVVGVRLMQSSAAGQSLPEVIASMTQAVSANQEASRMFKDKVFAAGYYIAHEGSYPRKFTTTPPRVVEVKAGFPRLTLGTVPTGITEAKYSLDLEAPLRHAIGIELALKKLGAI, from the coding sequence ATGGCGCATCCGAGTGAAGAGATAGCGCTTGCGTGGGGCTCACTGTCAGGGGCATCGGCACATGCCGGATGGCGCGCTATTCCAATCGTCTCCCCAATGGGCTGTGACATCAGGGCTGGGCGGCGCAGCCCTGATAACGAGGAGGCAATCCTTGCTGGTTTCGCCGCTTCGTCCATTCCAGCAGCCGAAAAGCTGCCTGATGGTCAAGGCTTCACCGTCGAAAGAGTGGACCTAGGCGACGGAAAATCGTGGTTGGCGCTCACACGGAAATCTTCCGGAAGCACAGAGCTGTTCCTGGCAATGGCGTGCGATGTGATCGGGGCTATTGAGTCCGATGGCACCGCCGACTCCAAGCGACTCGCAAGAGCGTTCCTCGGCAGGGTCCGCGCTTGGCAGGAATTCATGCGCAAAGGCGCTCAGGTCTTGACGCCAGAGGAGGAGATCGGGCTCGTTGGCGAACTCGCGGTGCTCAGGGAGCTCATTGACGCGGGCGTGCCGATGGACGTAGCAATGGGCTCATGGGTGGGGCCGAACGACGCCAATCAAGACTTCGAGCTGGGCACCGGCGCAATCGAGGTGAAATCCACGATCTCCCCACTCAGCTTCCCCGCGCGGATCAGTTCTCTTGCCCAACTGGACGATGCCGTGCTGCAGCCGCTATTCGTCGTGGGCGTCCGGTTAATGCAGAGCAGCGCTGCCGGACAAAGCTTGCCTGAGGTCATCGCATCAATGACGCAAGCGGTCTCGGCAAACCAAGAAGCGAGCCGAATGTTCAAAGACAAGGTGTTCGCCGCCGGGTATTACATTGCGCATGAGGGCAGTTACCCGAGGAAATTCACGACAACTCCTCCGCGAGTTGTAGAGGTCAAAGCAGGCTTTCCAAGGCTGACCCTTGGGACTGTGCCGACAGGCATCACGGAAGCGAAATATTCATTGGACCTGGAAGCGCCGCTAAGGCACGCCATCGGAATCGAATTGGCATTGAAAAAATTGGGAGCGATATGA
- a CDS encoding DNA cytosine methyltransferase, protein MLQRGEIPVIDLFAGPGGLCEGFSSIFDETGARRFAVKVSIEKDPVAHRTLLLRAIFRKFAKGKVPDCYYEYLRGNITREQFFAHPDIKDAAEHAAKEAKCAELGLTPHAEIDSWISEALGDKTDWVLIGGPPCQAYSLAGRSRLSGMKREEFESDKRHFLYTEYLRIIQQFEPSVFVMENVKGMLNSTHGGSRIFDRILADLKAPKEGLSYEIRSLVVGGDELEPKDYVIQAENYGIPQNRHRVILFGIRSDVAESTTALKTSPRQFLLRKSFPQVGVDEALAGLPAIRSRLSKEDDSHKKWLSALRKAPTTLLTWHMPVREKIEVLMKSAAKKAKNHESAGEKFTAMKVEPGEKMPQPLRAWLLDERVGGVVQHESRSHMRSDLHRYMFASCFLKSEKYAPTLRNFPPRLLPAHLNVDAETVPFVDRFRVQVGNAPSSTVVAHIKKDGHYYIHPDSSQCRSLTVREAARLQTFPDNYFFEGNRTEQYGQIGNAVPPLLAKKIAKVIYKFLSSPRE, encoded by the coding sequence ATGTTGCAGCGCGGTGAGATTCCGGTGATCGACTTGTTCGCCGGTCCGGGGGGGCTTTGCGAAGGTTTTTCGTCAATTTTTGACGAAACCGGCGCGCGCCGCTTCGCCGTCAAGGTGTCGATTGAAAAGGACCCCGTGGCTCATCGAACCTTGCTGCTGCGGGCGATTTTTCGGAAGTTTGCAAAGGGCAAGGTTCCAGACTGCTATTACGAGTATCTGCGCGGGAACATTACCCGCGAGCAGTTTTTCGCGCATCCGGACATCAAAGATGCGGCTGAACACGCCGCGAAGGAAGCCAAGTGCGCGGAGCTTGGACTTACCCCGCACGCGGAAATCGACTCTTGGATCAGCGAGGCGCTCGGCGACAAAACCGATTGGGTTCTAATTGGTGGCCCGCCATGTCAAGCGTATTCATTGGCCGGACGTTCGCGGCTAAGCGGAATGAAGCGCGAAGAGTTCGAGAGCGACAAACGGCACTTTCTCTACACGGAATACCTGCGCATCATCCAGCAGTTTGAACCGTCGGTTTTCGTCATGGAAAATGTCAAGGGGATGCTCAACTCAACCCACGGTGGATCGCGCATATTCGATCGCATCCTCGCCGATCTCAAAGCGCCCAAAGAGGGCCTCAGCTATGAGATTCGTTCGTTGGTCGTTGGCGGGGACGAGCTCGAACCCAAAGACTATGTTATTCAGGCCGAAAACTATGGCATTCCGCAAAACCGCCACCGAGTGATTCTTTTCGGAATCAGGTCCGATGTGGCGGAGTCGACCACGGCGTTGAAAACCAGTCCACGTCAATTTTTGTTGAGGAAGTCCTTTCCGCAGGTTGGCGTTGATGAGGCTTTGGCTGGATTGCCTGCGATTCGAAGCCGCCTGTCAAAGGAAGATGATTCGCATAAAAAGTGGCTTTCGGCCTTGCGCAAGGCGCCGACCACGCTTTTGACATGGCATATGCCAGTGAGGGAAAAAATTGAAGTCCTGATGAAGAGCGCGGCGAAGAAGGCTAAAAACCACGAGTCCGCTGGGGAAAAGTTCACTGCCATGAAGGTGGAGCCAGGTGAAAAGATGCCTCAACCGTTAAGGGCATGGTTGCTGGATGAGCGTGTGGGGGGGGTAGTTCAGCATGAGAGCAGAAGCCATATGCGATCTGACTTGCATCGCTACATGTTTGCGTCTTGTTTTTTAAAGTCTGAAAAATATGCGCCAACTCTTCGCAATTTTCCACCTAGGCTTTTGCCTGCCCACTTAAACGTCGATGCCGAAACGGTTCCCTTCGTGGATCGTTTTCGTGTGCAGGTGGGTAACGCCCCGTCCTCCACGGTGGTCGCACACATCAAGAAGGATGGGCATTACTACATCCATCCGGACTCATCGCAGTGCAGGAGTCTGACGGTCCGCGAAGCCGCGCGATTGCAGACTTTTCCCGACAATTATTTCTTCGAGGGGAATCGCACGGAGCAATATGGCCAAATTGGCAATGCGGTTCCGCCATTACTGGCAAAGAAAATTGCCAAGGTGATTTACAAGTTTTTGTCGTCGCCGCGCGAGTGA
- a CDS encoding AIPR family protein, translated as MSIAILEFLRDLQADIRSQVGDDLPYEEQVFSDIVMKQLADAGMTYNDPVVCHYKGKVGNANLRLSGYSISEDEDQLDLFVSLYEGVNEIAYISETDTKTAVEQCLRFLTLCANGTMAAKLEDSSDERALATKLQQIYDGLEQIRVFVLTDKVAKTKNFKPREINGKTVRLEVMDTERLFRHVSEGKPRDELIVNFKEICGAPLPCIFVPGGDEDYGYALAAIPAVALQVLYAKFDSRLLEANVRSFLSVKGKGVNAGIQHTLRHDPGRFMAYNNGIVVVADQVALVKTEDGGMGISMIQGLQIVNGGQTTASIFFTKRKFPETDLSRVRVPAKIIVMKAQDPAQEETLISDISRFANSQNSVKQSDLSANKPYHVAIEKLSRSIYCPDGVSQWFYERAAGSYNTLLSLSGNTPARLKALKESIPPARRITKTDLARYINTWDMKPDVVSLGTQKNFDRFMAEITSSNGQEAPATTVAEFKAMVTKAKIYRDTQKLVRPMFSAFQVNVATYTISLLAQELGERIDLEKIWNNQALSPELLGQISVWAREVNDVLHESAQSRMVSEWAKRPECKAAVLESHYSAPAANIPEVRAK; from the coding sequence ATGAGCATTGCGATATTGGAATTTCTTAGGGACTTGCAGGCAGACATCAGGTCGCAAGTCGGCGACGACCTGCCGTATGAAGAGCAGGTGTTTTCCGATATCGTCATGAAGCAGCTTGCGGACGCAGGAATGACTTACAACGATCCGGTTGTGTGCCACTACAAGGGGAAGGTCGGAAATGCCAATTTGAGGTTGAGCGGCTATTCGATTTCGGAGGACGAGGATCAACTTGACCTGTTCGTCAGCCTCTACGAGGGCGTGAACGAAATTGCCTACATATCGGAAACGGACACGAAGACTGCCGTCGAGCAATGCCTGCGGTTCTTGACGCTCTGCGCCAATGGCACCATGGCTGCCAAACTAGAAGACTCGAGCGATGAACGCGCCCTTGCCACCAAACTGCAACAGATTTACGACGGCCTGGAGCAGATTCGAGTCTTCGTCCTTACCGACAAGGTGGCGAAAACAAAAAACTTCAAACCGCGCGAGATCAATGGCAAAACCGTCCGCCTTGAGGTCATGGACACCGAGCGACTATTCCGCCATGTTTCCGAAGGCAAGCCGCGCGACGAACTGATCGTGAATTTCAAAGAGATTTGCGGAGCCCCATTGCCGTGCATTTTCGTGCCTGGCGGTGATGAGGACTATGGATACGCGTTGGCAGCCATCCCCGCTGTCGCCTTGCAAGTTCTGTATGCGAAGTTCGACTCTCGGTTGCTTGAGGCCAACGTCCGCTCGTTCCTGAGCGTCAAGGGCAAGGGCGTCAACGCGGGAATCCAACATACGCTGCGCCACGATCCCGGACGCTTCATGGCCTACAACAATGGCATTGTCGTAGTGGCCGATCAAGTCGCTCTGGTGAAGACTGAGGATGGCGGCATGGGCATATCCATGATTCAGGGCTTGCAAATCGTCAACGGTGGACAGACGACCGCATCCATCTTCTTCACCAAGCGGAAATTTCCTGAAACCGACCTCAGCCGAGTGCGTGTCCCCGCAAAGATCATCGTCATGAAGGCTCAAGATCCCGCGCAAGAAGAGACATTGATTTCGGACATTTCTCGGTTCGCGAACAGCCAGAATTCCGTCAAACAATCCGACCTTTCCGCCAACAAGCCCTATCACGTTGCCATCGAAAAGCTCTCTCGAAGCATCTACTGTCCGGATGGAGTGAGCCAATGGTTTTATGAACGCGCGGCGGGAAGCTACAACACATTGCTATCCCTGTCGGGGAACACGCCTGCAAGGCTCAAAGCCCTCAAGGAGTCGATCCCCCCGGCGCGGCGCATCACCAAGACCGACTTGGCTAGATACATCAACACTTGGGATATGAAACCCGATGTCGTGAGTCTTGGCACGCAAAAGAATTTCGACCGTTTCATGGCCGAAATCACCTCGTCCAACGGGCAAGAGGCGCCCGCCACAACGGTCGCCGAGTTCAAGGCCATGGTGACAAAGGCGAAAATCTACCGGGATACGCAGAAGCTGGTGCGCCCCATGTTTTCAGCTTTTCAAGTCAATGTCGCAACCTACACGATCTCCCTGCTCGCCCAAGAGCTTGGGGAGCGGATCGACTTGGAAAAAATTTGGAACAATCAGGCGCTGTCGCCAGAGTTGCTTGGGCAAATCTCGGTCTGGGCAAGAGAAGTAAACGACGTGCTGCACGAAAGCGCGCAAAGCCGCATGGTGTCGGAATGGGCAAAACGGCCTGAGTGCAAGGCCGCAGTGTTGGAGTCGCACTATTCCGCCCCAGCTGCCAACATTCCCGAGGTGCGGGCGAAGTGA